In the Vespa crabro chromosome 10, iyVesCrab1.2, whole genome shotgun sequence genome, one interval contains:
- the LOC124427263 gene encoding BCL-6 corepressor-like protein 1, giving the protein MRFTIVEFLFTLFLTLAVAGPARPKISEKKSLVDNTKLVKEVPKIEEIGDEKDRSKKSTTTFCVEIKPGSNEPVQIPCACKNGEGNVPESSVQQILQPVSYLSPQQMPGHPHSPQSVNIIHAPSQPPQTLNIIQPAPTLHAVQFVQPQANNPPSVQTLNFLQPSAQLPEPVHQSLHITLPSKSELDSSEPVHSEKIVLPSSEPAVQPIPQSEPQPAPQPAPQPAPQPAPQPAPQPAPQSTLQPASQLVPEPVPQQEHSHKSEVHVSVITENKENNEEQKSEIIVNPLPKPVETINLVPVAPIRQPYEEQVVVVPNSVMVTNQENCHPGTYVQIPSIPYGANYQQSESVIQIPGSTYQQPRPFHTECSCKQTHPAHLTDGSSVLRTHFKDKGAKIIPMVIYPPAAPSVSVASPAHYKPEISSLPHSSSFPMVISMQTTRNKEGMQSGEMSDMKTYKSMDTSARYSNDQTPNMYYDMGTGMQLMNIGRQAVPENQKKEENMKMSVLSNETFKPRFIRNDKDVMVNEKNIEE; this is encoded by the exons atgcGTTTTACTATCGTGGAGTTTCTTTTCACGCTGTTCCTGACTTTGGCTGTAGCTGGACCAGCTAGACCGAAAATTTCTGAGAAGAAATCTTTGGTCGATAATACGAAACTTGTGAAGGAAGTTCCAAAGATCGAAGAGATCGGTGATGAAAAGgatcgatcgaagaaatcTACTACAACTTTCTGCGTGGAAATTAAACCTGGAAGCAACGAACCTGTTCAGATACCTTGTGCTTGCAAGAATGGGGAAGGAAACGTTCCAGAATCATCTGTTCAACAAATTCTTCAACCAGTTTCTTATTTATCTCCTCAACAAATGCCAGGACATCCACATAGTCCTCAGAGTGTGAATATTATTCATGCACCATCTCAGCCACCTCaaacattaaatatcattCAACCAGCGCCGACTCTACACGCAGTACAGTTTGTGCAGCCTCAAGCCAACAATCCACCGTCTGTTCAAACTCTTAATTTCCTGCAACCATCTGCCCAATTACCCGAGCCAGTACATCAATCTCTTCACATCACGCTGCCATCGAAGTCAGAATTAGATTCATCCGAACCTGTTCATTCTGAAAAAATAGTCCTGCCATCTTCCGAGCCTGCAGTTCAACCAATTCCCCAGTCAGAACCTCAACCAGCTCCTCAACCAGCTCCTCAGCCAGCTCCTCAGCCAGCTCCTCAGCCAGCTCCTCAGCCAGCTCCTCAGTCAACTCTTCAGCCAGCTTCTCAGCTAGTTCCTGAACCAGTTCCTCAGCAAGAACACTCGCATAAATCGGAAGTTCATGTTTCGGTTATAACCGAAAACAAGGAGAATAATGAGGAACAAAAATCAGAGATAATCGTAAATCCCCTACCGAAGCCTGTCGAAACTATCAACCTAGTACCAGTGGCTCCTATTCGTCAACCCTATGAAGAGCAAGTCGTTGTTGTACCGAATTCTGTTATGGTAACAAATCAAGAAAACTGCCATCCAGGTACTTATGTTCAAATACCATCGATTCCTTACGGAGCGAACTACCAGCAATCGGAATCGGTCATTCAAATACCAGGATCAACATATCAACAGCCAAGACCATTCCATACCGAATGTAGCTGCAAACAAACGCATCCAGCACACTTAACTGATGGATCTTCCGTATTACGGACTCATTTTAAGGATAAGGGCGCGAAAATTATACCAATGGTCATCTATCCTCCTGCTGCACCATCCGTTTCTGTAGCATCACCAGCTCACTATAAGCCGGAAATATCTTCTCTTCCTCATTCATCTAGCTTTCCAATGGTCATTAGTATGCAGACCACGAGAAATAAGGAAGGAATGCAATCAGGAGAAATG TCTGATATGAAAACCTATAAATCTATGGATACCTCAGCTCGTTATAGCAATGATCAAACTCCAAATATGTACTACGATATGGGTACAGGAATGCAACTTATGAATATTGGTCGTCAAGCTGTTCcggaaaatcaaaaaaaggaggaaaacaTGAAAATGAGCGTATTGTCTAATGAAACCTTCAAACCTAGATTCATAAGAAACGATAAGGATGTCATGGTGaacgagaaaaatatcgaGGAATAA